The sequence TAGAAAAAGCAGACTGGCTCGCTCCTGAAACTCGTGAAAAAGCCATTGTCAAGCTCAATGTCATCACACCACATATCGGCTACCCTGAAAAATTACCTGAAACATACGCCAAGAAGATCATCGACGAAAGCAATACCTTGGTGGAAAATGCTCAAAAATTGGCTCAAATTTCCATCGAGCATGTCTGGAGCAAGTGGAACCAACCAGTTGATCGGAGCGAATGGCACATGCCAGCTAATATGGTCAATGCTTACTATGATCCGCAACAGAACCAAATCGTCTTCCCAGCAGCGATTTTACAGGCACCTTTCTATGACCTTCACCAATCATCATCAGCCAACTACGGCGGAATCGGTGCGGTCATTGCCCATGAAATCTCCCACGCCTTTGACACCAATGGAGCATCCTTTGACGAGAACGGTAGCTTGAAAGACTGGTGGAAACCAGAAGATTACGAAGCCTTTACCGCTCGGACTCAAAAAGTCATCGATCAGTTCGAAGGCCAAGATTCATACGGTGCTAAGATCAACGGGAAATTGACTGTTTCTGAAAACGTAGCAGACCTCGGCGGTATCGCTGCAGCTCTTGAAGCAGCGAAAAAAGAGGAAGATTTCTCAGCAGAAGAATTCTTCACTAACTTTGCTCGCATCTGGCGCATGAAAGCTCGTACAGAGTACATGCAACTCCTCGCAAGTGTCGATGTCCACGCACCAGGAAAACTCCGTACCAATGTTCAATTACCAAACTTTGACGAATTCTTTGAAAACTTTGATGTCAAAGAAGGTGACGGCATGTGGCGCGCACCAGAAGACCGTGTGATCATTTGGTAGTTTAAGATACTAAGCCCGTAAAAAAAGCGAGAAGAAAATAGGAGATTGACCATGTGGGCCATGCCCACCAGGCAATCTCTCTTTTTCTCGACGCTTTTAGGGCGAGTTCAATTTCGCGATACTAGTTTCGCTGATTAAAGGAAGTAGTCTCGACTTCAGTTAGGCGATTGATTGATTTTCTTGATTGCTCGTGAAAAAAACTAAAAATCCCCAAAGCCAAGTTTCAACCTACTGAAACTAGCTGTGGGGATTTTTGAGTGGATTAGAAATAACAATGGATGTCATGATCTAAAAAAACTTGCTGGTAGTCATACAAGTCTTCGGGGTGCAGAGCCTTTATTCCTTCCATTTCATAACGACGTCCTAATAGTTTGTATTTATTCTCACCAAACTGGTGAAATGGGAGAAGTTGTACTTGATCAATATCTAAGGAGTTGAAAAGAGTGGAAAATTCTTCTGCATCGGCTAAAGAATCATTAAACTGAGGGATCACAGGTATACGTAAAACAATCTTTTTTTTCTCTTTAAAAGCGTAATGGATATTTTCGATGATTAAACTATTATGAACACCGACTTTCTTTTTGTGTTTGAGGCTATTGTAGTGCTTCAAATCGGTATAAATGAAATCAACATATTGGATCAGGTCAATAAATTTTTCGTGTTCCACAAAAGCAGTTGTCTCGATGGCAGTATGAAGACCTCTCTCTTTAGCAGCTTTCAGTAGTGCTTTTGCAAATTCGAATTGGGCAAATATTTCACCACCAGATAAGGTCATACCGCCTCCAGATTCCTCATAGAAATCAATATCTTTCATGACTTCATCAATAATTTCATCTACTGTTTTTTCTTGTCCAGTTGTTCCGGGAGCTTTAGTAACCGCATCAAGCATCGGTTCAGGGTTCATTCGCTGTGATTCGGGATTAGAGCACCACGGACAACGCAAAGGACATCCTTTCAGAAAAACAGTTGTTCGAATTCCTGGTCCATCATGAATACTGAAGTGTTGAATATTGAAAATAATACCGCGTGTCGTTCCCATATCTATTTCTCCTTCTTGCTGATATTTGTATTATATATTTTTTTAGAAACAAAATCAATTACGAATGAAACTTTTCTCCCTTATATTTTTTAAGAAAATTTGATAAAATAGAGAAGAGGTAAGAAATATGAAGCGTTTAGAAGAAATTTTAAAACTAGTTTCGCAATATGAAAAAATTGATGTCAATACACTTTCTGAAACTTTAGAAGTCTCAAAAGTAACGATTCGAAAGGATTTAGATAAATTAGAATCCAAGGGTCTTCTTCATAGGGAACATGGTTATGCTGTATTAAATAGCGGTGATGATATAAATGTCCGCCTGTCTTTCCATTATGATACCAAAAGAAAAATTGCCCAAGAAGCAGCAAAATTAGTACAGGATAACGAAACTATTCTCATTGAATCAGGTTCAACGTGTGCTCTATTAGCGGAAGAAATCTGTCAAACAAAGAAGAATGTGAAGATTGTGACAAATTCTTATTTTATTGCAGATTTTGTTCGAAATTATGACTCTTGCAAAATTATATTATTGGGAGGAGAGTTTCAAAAAGACTCCCAGGTGACAGTTGGTCCTTTGTTGAAGCAGTTAATCCAATCTTTTCGTGTAAAAAATGCATTTATTGGTGCAGATGGCTATGATGACGCATTGGGGTTTACTGGTAAAGATATGATGCGTAGCGAAGTTGTTCAATATATGTCTCAGGTTTCTGAAAATATAGTGATCCTGACAGATTCCAGCAAATTTCAAAAGAAGGGCAATGTCAGAAATTTTGCCTTGTCTCAAGTACAACGCGTGATTACAGATAAGGAAATATCATCAGAGGCGATGAGAAAACTTGAACAAGCAGGGATATCCCTTACCATGGTATAGTTAGGAGAAGGATTGTGAAATATGAACGCAAAAAACTGTTAGCTAAGCTTGCTTATCTATACTATATTGAAGAAAAGAGTCAATCGGAAATTGCTACTGAAACAGGAATTTATCGAACAACAGTTAGTAGAATGTTGACAGAGGCTAAGAAAGAAGGGATTGTCAAAATCGAGATTGAGAATTTCGATAGTAAACTGTTTCGTTTAGAGAATTACGTCAAAGAAAAATACAATCTGCATGAATTGGAAATTGTCCCTAATATTGCAGATGAGTCTTTGAAGGATTTAGAACAACGCTTGGCCCAATCGATTGCTAGTATGGTTCGCTCTCTTTTACAAGATGGAATGAACATCGGTTTTTCCTGGGGGAAAAGCCTTAGTCTTCTTGTTGATTGTATTGGGAGTAAGCGTCTAGAAAATGTATACTTCTATCCATTGGCTGGTGGTCCTAGCCATATTCATGCTCGTTACCATGTGAATACCCTCATTTATAATATGGCTAGCAAATTTCATGGAGAGTGTCGTTTTATCAATGCGACAATCATTCAGGAAAATAAGGAATTGGCAGAAGGAATTCTCACTTCAAAATATTTTGATGACTTAAGAGACAGTTGGGAAAATTTGGATATTGCGGTAGTAGGTATTGGTGGCCCTGCTGATACACATAATCCACAGTGGTTTGATATGCTAACAGAAAAAGACTTTACAGAACTCAGATCTGAGGCAGCAGTCGGAGAGGTTTGTTGTCGATTTTTCGATCAGGAAGGAAAACCAGTGTATCAAGATTTACAAGAAAGAACAGTTGCTATCAGATTGGAAGAATTGAAACAAATCCCAAAAACAGTTTCTTTGGCATATGGAGAAAGAAAAGCGGGGGCAATACTATCAGTGATCAAAGCTGGTTATATTAATCATCTCGTAACTGACGAAGCAACGATTATAAAAATGCTAGAATTGGATGGAGATGCTAATTTTTTAGAATAATAAGAAGATTGCTTACATTTGTGGGCAGTTTTTTTATAAGGTGTAATAGCACAAAAGTGCAACAATAATAAAAAGACAAACATATGTTTCAAAAATCGTTGACGGTGAAAGATAAAGATGATATATTGTTGTTAGAAATAAAAGCGCTTTCAAAAAGTAAAGGAGGCTTCGTTATGGAAGTCATTGTTGCGGACCAAATTATTATGGGATTGATTTTAAATGCGGGTGATGCTAAACAGCATATTTACCAAGCTTTATCATATGCTAAGGAGGGCGATTTTACATCTTCTGAAGACGAAATTGCGAAAGCAGATGCAGCATTGCTAGAAGCGCATAACTTGCAAACACAATTTTTAGCCCAGGAAGCAGGTGGGACAAAGACAGAGATTACAGCTTTGTTTGTGCACTCACAAGATCACTTAATGACTTCAATCACAGAGATTAACTTGATCAAAGAAATGATTGACTTACGTAAAGAACTTTCAGCGAAACAATAAGGAGGAAAATAAGATGAAAATTGGATTGTTTTGTGCAGCAGGATTTTCAACAGGAATGTTGGTAAATAATATGAAGGTGGCGGCTAAGGAATTAGGGATTGATGCTGAAATCGATGCCTATTCTCAAGCAAAATTAGCAGATTTTGCTCCTGAAATCGATGTCGCTTTGTTGGGCCCTCAAGTAGCTTATACTTTGGATAAATCAAAAGCGATTTGTGAGGCAAACCATATTCCTATTGCTGTCATCCCTATGGCAGATTATGGGATGTTGGATGGTAAGAAAGTACTAAATCTAGCTCTAGAATTGCTAGGAGAAAAATAAGGAGGCTTCCCATGTCTAATTTTAATTCTCAGAAAATTATCGCTCCAATCATGCGGTTTGTAAACTTGAAAGGAATTATTGCTCTTAAAGATGGGATGTTAGCGATCCTTCCATTAACGGTAGTTGGTAGTTTGTTCCTGATTATTGGGCAATTACCATTTGAAGGCCTTAATCAGGCTATTGCTAGTGTATTTGGCGATACGTGGACAGAGCCATTTATGCAGGTTTATTCAGGAACATTCGCCATCATGGGCTTAATTTCGTGCTTCTCCATTGGTTATTCATATGCTAAAAACAGTGGAGTAGAACCCTTGCCAGCAGGAGTTTTGTCCCTATCTTCATACTTTATCTTGTTAAAATCTTCTTATGTACCAGCTAAGGGAGAACCAATTGGTGATGCCATTGCAAAAGTATGGTTTGGTGGTCAAGGGATTATCGGGGCTATTATTATAGGTCTGGTAGTTGGTGCGATTTATACTGTGTTTATCCAAAGACACATTGTTATTAAAATGCCAGAACAAGTACCTCAAGCCATTGCCAAACAATTTGAAGCGATGATTCCTGCTTTCGTGATTTTCTTACTATCAATGATTGTCTATATCGTATCAAAAGTAGTGACAAGTGGCGGTACTTTCATTGAAATGATCTATGATGTCATTCAGGTTCCTCTACAAGGTCTAACAGGATCACTTTACGGAGCGATTGGAATTGCCTTCTTTATTTCGTTCTTGTGGTGGTTTGGTGTGCACGGACAATCAGTTGTCAATGGTGTAGTAACAGCATTGCTACTTTCTAACCTGGATGCCAATAAATCAATGTTGGCAGCTGGGAAGCTATCCGTTGAAAATGGTGCTCACATTGTAACGCAACAATTCCTAGATAGTTTCCTTATTTTGTCTGGATCAGGTATAACCTTTGGTTTGGTTATTGCTATGCTTTTTGCAGCAAAATCAAAACAATACAAAGCTTTAGGTAAAGTAGCTGCTTTTCCAGCACTATTTAATGTCAATGAACCAGTTGTGTTTGGTTTTCCAATTGTCATGAATCCAGTGATGTTCCTTCCGTTTATTATGGTACCTATATTAGCGGCTGTTGTAGTGTATGGCTCGATTGCGATCGGATTTATGCAACCATTTTCTGGGGTTACTCTACCTTGGAGTACACCAGCTATTATCTCAGGATTTATGGTTGGTGGGTGGCAAGGTGCCATTGTACAGGTAATTGTTTTAGGAATCTCAACGCTTGTTTACTTCCCATTCTTTAAATTCCAAGATAAATTGGCTTATGCGAATGAACTAGAAGCCGAAAAATAGTGTCCTAAAAGATAGTGGCACATATGTGCTGTTTTAGATAGAACTAGCTATTCTACAGAGTATTTATTGAATTTCAAACGATTAAATGCTACTATAGTTACGAAAGAAAACAAAATAATTTCAAAAGAAAGGTTTATCAGATATGACAAACACAGTAGAAGTAGCAAGAACATCTATCAAAACGGACTATTTTGGTAGTCTAACCGATCGGATGAACAAATATCGGGAAGATGTATTGAACAAGAAACCTTATATTGATGCAGAACGTGCTGTTTTGGCAACAGAAGCCTATCGGGAACACAAGGAGAAACCAAATGTTTTAAAACGGGCCTATATGTTAAAACAGATTCTTGAAAATATGACCTTGTATATCGAAGATGAAACGATGATTGTTGGGAATCAAGCCTCTTCGAATAAGGATGCTCCTATTTTCCCAGAATATACATTAGAGTTTGTATTAAATGAATTGGATTTATTTGAAAAGCGTGACGGGGATGTCTTCTATATTACAGAGGAAACAAAAGATCAGCTAAGAGCAATTGCTCCTTTCTGGGAAAATAATAATCTCCGTGCACGTGCTGGAGCACTTCTTCCAGATGAAGTACAAGTCTATATGGAGACTGGATTCTTTGGTATGGAAGGAAAGATGAATTCAGGGGATGCCCATTTAGCTGTTAACTATCAAAAACTTTTGCAGTATGGTTTGAAAGGTTTTGAAGAAAAGGCGCGTGAAGCGAAAGCTAATCTTGATTTAACAGATCCTTCAAGTATTGATAAATATCATTTCTATGATTCGATTTTTATCATTGTGGATGCAGTTAAAACCTATGCAGAGCGTTTTGTGAAGTTAGCAACTGAAATGGCAGAGACAGCAGGTCCTGAACGTCGAAAAGAATTATTGGAGATTGCTCGTATTTGTTCGAAGGTTCCATATGAACCAGCAGAAACTTTTGCAGAAGCTGTTCAATCTGTATGGTTTATCCAGTGTATCCTACAGATTGAATCAAATGGTCACTCTTTGTCGTATGGACGTTTTGACCAATACATGTATCCTTTTGTAAAGGCTGATCTGGAAGCAGGTCGTGAGACAGAAGCAAGTATTGTAGAGCGTTTGACCAACTTATGGATCAAAACAATTACAATTAATAAAGTTCGTAGTCAAGCTCACACCTTCTCATCTGCAGGTAGTCCCCTTTATCAAAACGTTACCATTGGTGGCCAGACACGGGATAAAAAGGATGCTGTTAATCCATTGTCTTACTTAGTATTGAAGTCAGTTGCTCAAACCCATCTTCCACAACCGAACTTAACCGTTCGTTATCATGCTGGTTTGGATGCCCGCTTTATGAACGAATGTATTGAGGTTATGAAGCTTGGCTTTGGTATGCCAGCTTTCAATAACGATGAAATTATTATTCCATCCTTTATTGCAAAAGGCGTGCTTGAAGAAGATGCTTATGATTACAGTGCAATTGGATGTGTTGAAACTGCAGTTCCAGGGAAATGGGGTTACCGTTGTACGGGTATGAGTTATATGAACTTCCCTAAAGTATTGCTCATTACAATGAATGATGGAATCGATCCAGCATCTGGCAAACGATTTGCACCAAGTTTCGGTCATTTTGTGAATATGAAGTCATTTGATGAGCTAAAAACTGCCTGGGATAAAACATTACGGTATTTGACACGTATGAGTGTCATCGTTGAAAATGCAATTGACCTTGCTCTTGAAAGAGAAGTACCGGATATCTTGTGTTCTGCTTTGACAGATGACTGTATTGGTCGTGGTAAACACCTTAAAGAAGGTGGAGCAGTCTATGACTACATTTCTGGTCTTCAAGTTGGTATTGCGAATCTATCTGATTCTCTTGCGGCGATAAAGAAATTAGTCTTTGAAGAAGGACGACTAACACCACAAGAACTTTGGCATGCTTTAGAAACAGACTACGCAGGTGAACGTGGTAAAGAAATTCAAGAGATGCTGATTCACGATGCTCCTAAATATGGAAATGATGATGATTATGCGGATCAATTAGTTACGGATGCTTATGATATTTACGTAGATGAGATCGCTAAATATCCAAACACACGTTATGGTCGAGGTCCAATTGGTGGTATCCGTTACTCAGGAACTTCCTCTATTTCAGCCAATGTGGGGCAAGGACGAGGTACTTTGGCGACACCAGACGGCCGAAATGCTGGAACTCCATTAGCTGAAGGATGCTCACCATCTCATAATATGGATCAACATGGACCAACATCTGTTCTGAAATCAGTTTCAAAATTACCAACAGATGAAATTGTTGGTGGTGTATTATTAAACCAAAAAGTAAATCCTCAAACTTTAGCAAAAGAAGAGGATAAGTTAAAATTAATTGCTTTACTCCGTACGTTCTTTAATCGTTTGCATGGATACCACATCCAGTATAATGTAGTTTCTAGAGAAACGCTTTTGGATGCGCAAAAACATCCAGAAAAACACCGTGACTTAATTGTACGTGTAGCAGGCTATTCAGCTTTCTTCAATGTACTATCAAAAGCCACTCAAGATGATATTATTGGACGGACAGAGCATACCCTATAGTAAAGAGGTTTGTTTATGGAATTTATGCTTGATACTTTAAATATAAATGAAATAAAAAAATGGGCTCGAGTGTTACCCCTTGCTGGGGTAACCTCTAACCCAACAATTGCCAAAAAAGAAGGAGAAATCGACTTCTTTAAACGGATTCATGAAGTTCGGGAGATCATTGGCGAAGCTCCTTCTATCCATGTGCAAGTTGTTGCGAAAGATTATGACGGTATTTTAAAAGATGCTGCGAAAATTCGACAAGAATGTGGCGGAAATGTTTTTATTAAAGTTCCGGTTACTCCTGAGGGGTTGGCAGCTATCAAAACATTAAAATCAGAAGGTTATAAAATTACTGCAACCGCAATTTATACTGTATTTCAAGGTCTTTTGGCTATTGAAGCAGGCGCAGATTACCTTGCTCCCTATTATAATCGAATGGAGAACTTGAATATTGATTCAGCACAGGTAATAGCACAATTGGCAGAAGCAATTGAAAAAAATCATTCATCAAGCAAAATTCTGGCAGCGTCCTTTAAGAATGTTGGTCAAGTCAATCGGGCATTCAAAGAAGGAGCACAAGCGATTACTGCTGGAGCAGATGTGTTTGAAGCAGCCTTTGGAATGCCATCAATTGGGAAAGCAGTGGATGATTTTGCAAACGATTGGGCAACCATTCATCATCAGAATATGATTTAATGAAAGGAGAGGAAGATGCGAATTTTTGCAAGTCCCTCACGCTATATTCAAGGTGAAAATGCCTTGTTTGAAAATGCGAAAACGATTCTTGAATTGGGAGATCATCCAATTCTTCTCTGTGACCAACTAGTTTATGAACTTGTAGGGGAAAAATTTGAAAAATATCTCTTGCGGTTTGGATTTGAAGTATTACCTGTCTTCTTTAATGGAGAAGCTTCAGACAATGAAATTAATCGTGTGGTTTCTTTAGGGAAAGAGCAAGGTTGTAACTTGATTATTGGTTTAGGTGGAGGAAAGACTATCGATAGTGCTAAAGCTATTGCCGATCTTTTAAAATCACCAGTTGTGATTGCTCCTACCATCGCTTCTACAGATGCCCCAGTTTCAGCCTTGTCTGTTATTTATACAGATGAGGGTGCCTTTGAGCGCTATATCTTCTACTCAAAAAACCCAGAATTGGTCTTGGTGGATAGCAAGGTGATCTCTCAAGCACCAAAACGCTTGCTTGCTTCTGGTATCGCAGATGGATTAGCGACTTGGGTCGAAGCGCGTGCAGTCCTTCAAGCCAACGGAAAAACTATGTTAGGGAAGCACCAA comes from Streptococcus parasanguinis ATCC 15912 and encodes:
- a CDS encoding glycyl-radical enzyme activating protein, yielding MGTTRGIIFNIQHFSIHDGPGIRTTVFLKGCPLRCPWCSNPESQRMNPEPMLDAVTKAPGTTGQEKTVDEIIDEVMKDIDFYEESGGGMTLSGGEIFAQFEFAKALLKAAKERGLHTAIETTAFVEHEKFIDLIQYVDFIYTDLKHYNSLKHKKKVGVHNSLIIENIHYAFKEKKKIVLRIPVIPQFNDSLADAEEFSTLFNSLDIDQVQLLPFHQFGENKYKLLGRRYEMEGIKALHPEDLYDYQQVFLDHDIHCYF
- a CDS encoding fructose-6-phosphate aldolase, which codes for MEFMLDTLNINEIKKWARVLPLAGVTSNPTIAKKEGEIDFFKRIHEVREIIGEAPSIHVQVVAKDYDGILKDAAKIRQECGGNVFIKVPVTPEGLAAIKTLKSEGYKITATAIYTVFQGLLAIEAGADYLAPYYNRMENLNIDSAQVIAQLAEAIEKNHSSSKILAASFKNVGQVNRAFKEGAQAITAGADVFEAAFGMPSIGKAVDDFANDWATIHHQNMI
- a CDS encoding PTS sugar transporter subunit IIB; amino-acid sequence: MKIGLFCAAGFSTGMLVNNMKVAAKELGIDAEIDAYSQAKLADFAPEIDVALLGPQVAYTLDKSKAICEANHIPIAVIPMADYGMLDGKKVLNLALELLGEK
- a CDS encoding sugar-binding transcriptional regulator, with the translated sequence MKYERKKLLAKLAYLYYIEEKSQSEIATETGIYRTTVSRMLTEAKKEGIVKIEIENFDSKLFRLENYVKEKYNLHELEIVPNIADESLKDLEQRLAQSIASMVRSLLQDGMNIGFSWGKSLSLLVDCIGSKRLENVYFYPLAGGPSHIHARYHVNTLIYNMASKFHGECRFINATIIQENKELAEGILTSKYFDDLRDSWENLDIAVVGIGGPADTHNPQWFDMLTEKDFTELRSEAAVGEVCCRFFDQEGKPVYQDLQERTVAIRLEELKQIPKTVSLAYGERKAGAILSVIKAGYINHLVTDEATIIKMLELDGDANFLE
- a CDS encoding glycerol dehydrogenase, which translates into the protein MRIFASPSRYIQGENALFENAKTILELGDHPILLCDQLVYELVGEKFEKYLLRFGFEVLPVFFNGEASDNEINRVVSLGKEQGCNLIIGLGGGKTIDSAKAIADLLKSPVVIAPTIASTDAPVSALSVIYTDEGAFERYIFYSKNPELVLVDSKVISQAPKRLLASGIADGLATWVEARAVLQANGKTMLGKHQTLAGVAIAQRCEETLFADGLQAMAACEAKVVTPALENIIEANTLLSGIGFESGGLAAAHAIHNGFTALTGDIHHLTHGEKVAYGTLVQLFLENRPKEELNKYIRFYQQIGMPTTLKEMHLENASYEDLLKVGQQATIEGETIHQMPFEVKASDIAQAIVAVDAYVQGLA
- a CDS encoding DeoR/GlpR family DNA-binding transcription regulator; this encodes MKRLEEILKLVSQYEKIDVNTLSETLEVSKVTIRKDLDKLESKGLLHREHGYAVLNSGDDINVRLSFHYDTKRKIAQEAAKLVQDNETILIESGSTCALLAEEICQTKKNVKIVTNSYFIADFVRNYDSCKIILLGGEFQKDSQVTVGPLLKQLIQSFRVKNAFIGADGYDDALGFTGKDMMRSEVVQYMSQVSENIVILTDSSKFQKKGNVRNFALSQVQRVITDKEISSEAMRKLEQAGISLTMV
- a CDS encoding glycyl radical protein, with product MTNTVEVARTSIKTDYFGSLTDRMNKYREDVLNKKPYIDAERAVLATEAYREHKEKPNVLKRAYMLKQILENMTLYIEDETMIVGNQASSNKDAPIFPEYTLEFVLNELDLFEKRDGDVFYITEETKDQLRAIAPFWENNNLRARAGALLPDEVQVYMETGFFGMEGKMNSGDAHLAVNYQKLLQYGLKGFEEKAREAKANLDLTDPSSIDKYHFYDSIFIIVDAVKTYAERFVKLATEMAETAGPERRKELLEIARICSKVPYEPAETFAEAVQSVWFIQCILQIESNGHSLSYGRFDQYMYPFVKADLEAGRETEASIVERLTNLWIKTITINKVRSQAHTFSSAGSPLYQNVTIGGQTRDKKDAVNPLSYLVLKSVAQTHLPQPNLTVRYHAGLDARFMNECIEVMKLGFGMPAFNNDEIIIPSFIAKGVLEEDAYDYSAIGCVETAVPGKWGYRCTGMSYMNFPKVLLITMNDGIDPASGKRFAPSFGHFVNMKSFDELKTAWDKTLRYLTRMSVIVENAIDLALEREVPDILCSALTDDCIGRGKHLKEGGAVYDYISGLQVGIANLSDSLAAIKKLVFEEGRLTPQELWHALETDYAGERGKEIQEMLIHDAPKYGNDDDYADQLVTDAYDIYVDEIAKYPNTRYGRGPIGGIRYSGTSSISANVGQGRGTLATPDGRNAGTPLAEGCSPSHNMDQHGPTSVLKSVSKLPTDEIVGGVLLNQKVNPQTLAKEEDKLKLIALLRTFFNRLHGYHIQYNVVSRETLLDAQKHPEKHRDLIVRVAGYSAFFNVLSKATQDDIIGRTEHTL
- a CDS encoding PTS sugar transporter subunit IIC; the protein is MSNFNSQKIIAPIMRFVNLKGIIALKDGMLAILPLTVVGSLFLIIGQLPFEGLNQAIASVFGDTWTEPFMQVYSGTFAIMGLISCFSIGYSYAKNSGVEPLPAGVLSLSSYFILLKSSYVPAKGEPIGDAIAKVWFGGQGIIGAIIIGLVVGAIYTVFIQRHIVIKMPEQVPQAIAKQFEAMIPAFVIFLLSMIVYIVSKVVTSGGTFIEMIYDVIQVPLQGLTGSLYGAIGIAFFISFLWWFGVHGQSVVNGVVTALLLSNLDANKSMLAAGKLSVENGAHIVTQQFLDSFLILSGSGITFGLVIAMLFAAKSKQYKALGKVAAFPALFNVNEPVVFGFPIVMNPVMFLPFIMVPILAAVVVYGSIAIGFMQPFSGVTLPWSTPAIISGFMVGGWQGAIVQVIVLGISTLVYFPFFKFQDKLAYANELEAEK
- a CDS encoding PTS lactose/cellobiose transporter subunit IIA; the protein is MEVIVADQIIMGLILNAGDAKQHIYQALSYAKEGDFTSSEDEIAKADAALLEAHNLQTQFLAQEAGGTKTEITALFVHSQDHLMTSITEINLIKEMIDLRKELSAKQ